In a single window of the Desulfovibrio sp. TomC genome:
- a CDS encoding TolC family protein, whose product MARKLSFRQGVSASGGDVAGCVSAAGVMRLFTVAVVCAVLFGSAVSGFAAPGDRYTKDKVKGGVAPAASEPKAPAAAAPAAPAADDPAPSFSKAAGSLALGSTQLKSPADFNECVRVTLAQSPLLTKSSIEIESKRLDVGDAYSQYIPTIVMSTTFYLRLPEYKNAVAPSAYSSVLENASSEATQNLANSISAANAVYAGNSSNRNRKKYDLNFSTGAWNPLLTAFDVQAKKEMANIAVLSHLKVIDQGLKRLGTNYLQLGVTDAMISMAKEKEDLALKNLEYVKTRAGLGQGAQLDVRIAETKVNLARTEAEKMRTNKSVLLDELKFILGVPFVQKVELSLANAPSQVLEDFNPSTITDEKLKKHSFALRIHEYEKALQKKNISLSYIHFLPTFSFGFTSVSTLNNTSYKEDTSTLPFMYPNLTLNFPFDWWTKGRDVSRQYKKMAQMNVEGRNLEFSLMSQFQQALAKLRSAVSEVKFAESSVELQKLTVQQAQFRFDSGQVEYDAIVTAMGAYLDSKQSLLVKQYERDSAMLEVRSISGEFQDRYINATVMESI is encoded by the coding sequence ATGGCCAGGAAACTGTCCTTTCGGCAGGGGGTGTCGGCGTCCGGGGGGGATGTCGCGGGCTGCGTGAGCGCGGCGGGGGTGATGCGTCTTTTTACCGTCGCAGTCGTGTGCGCCGTGCTGTTCGGGAGTGCGGTGTCGGGCTTTGCTGCGCCCGGCGACCGCTACACCAAGGATAAGGTCAAGGGCGGCGTTGCCCCGGCCGCTTCGGAGCCCAAGGCCCCGGCTGCCGCTGCGCCGGCTGCGCCGGCCGCTGACGACCCGGCCCCCAGTTTTTCCAAGGCCGCCGGCTCCTTGGCTCTTGGATCCACCCAGCTCAAGTCTCCGGCCGATTTCAACGAGTGTGTGCGCGTGACCCTGGCCCAGTCGCCGCTTCTGACCAAAAGTTCCATCGAAATCGAGTCCAAGCGGCTCGATGTCGGGGACGCCTATTCCCAGTATATCCCGACCATCGTCATGAGCACGACGTTTTACCTGCGCCTGCCGGAGTATAAAAACGCCGTCGCGCCCTCGGCCTACTCCTCCGTGCTGGAAAATGCTTCCTCGGAAGCGACCCAGAACCTGGCCAACTCCATTTCGGCGGCCAACGCCGTCTATGCCGGCAACTCCTCCAACCGCAACCGCAAGAAATACGACCTGAACTTTTCCACCGGGGCCTGGAACCCGCTGCTGACCGCTTTTGATGTCCAGGCCAAAAAGGAAATGGCCAATATTGCCGTTCTGTCCCACCTCAAGGTCATTGATCAGGGCCTCAAGCGTCTGGGGACCAACTATCTCCAGCTCGGCGTGACCGATGCCATGATCAGCATGGCCAAGGAAAAAGAAGATCTGGCGCTTAAAAATCTCGAATACGTCAAGACCCGCGCCGGGCTTGGCCAGGGCGCCCAGCTGGATGTGCGCATCGCCGAGACCAAGGTCAATCTGGCCCGCACCGAAGCCGAAAAAATGCGCACCAACAAGTCCGTGCTTCTGGACGAATTGAAGTTCATTTTGGGCGTGCCTTTTGTCCAGAAGGTCGAACTGTCGCTCGCCAATGCCCCGTCGCAGGTGCTTGAGGATTTCAATCCGTCCACCATCACCGACGAGAAACTCAAGAAGCATTCCTTTGCCCTTCGTATCCATGAATACGAAAAGGCTTTGCAGAAAAAGAACATCTCCCTGTCCTACATCCACTTCCTGCCGACGTTCTCTTTTGGCTTCACCTCGGTGTCCACGCTGAACAACACCAGCTACAAAGAAGACACCTCGACCCTGCCCTTCATGTATCCCAACCTGACGCTCAATTTCCCCTTCGACTGGTGGACAAAGGGACGTGACGTCAGCCGGCAGTACAAAAAGATGGCCCAGATGAACGTGGAAGGCCGCAACCTGGAATTCTCGCTCATGAGCCAGTTCCAGCAGGCGCTGGCCAAGCTGCGTTCGGCTGTTTCCGAAGTCAAGTTTGCCGAATCCTCGGTGGAACTGCAAAAGCTCACCGTGCAGCAGGCCCAGTTCCGCTTTGATTCCGGCCAGGTGGAATACGACGCGATTGTCACGGCCATGGGCGCGTACCTGGACAGCAAGCAGAGCCTGCTG
- a CDS encoding ABC transporter ATP-binding protein, whose translation MSNVYDIADDNALVIDINHLTKNYNTGAGDITVLKDVNLHVRRGEMVAVMGPSGSGKSTLLFILGLFQPPSTGGYKVAGVDVLSLSRDQQAIFRREMLGFVFQTCDLLENSTVYENLELPLIYAGVRRRERPDRIREALRMVNLEHRITQPSNRLSGGERQRVSIARALVNEPEFILADEPTGQLDRENSLRVLEYFTKITEEARTAMVVVTHDNMTAEHCTRKCVLTDGYLNG comes from the coding sequence ATGAGTAACGTCTACGACATCGCCGACGACAATGCCCTTGTCATCGACATCAATCATCTGACAAAGAACTATAATACCGGCGCGGGCGACATCACGGTCTTAAAAGACGTCAACCTCCATGTGCGCCGGGGCGAGATGGTGGCGGTCATGGGGCCGTCCGGGTCGGGTAAATCCACCTTGCTGTTCATCCTCGGGCTGTTTCAGCCGCCAAGCACCGGCGGCTACAAGGTGGCCGGGGTGGACGTCTTGTCCCTGTCGCGTGACCAGCAGGCCATCTTTCGCCGGGAAATGCTCGGATTTGTTTTTCAGACCTGTGACCTGCTCGAAAACTCGACCGTGTACGAGAACCTGGAGTTGCCGTTGATCTACGCCGGCGTGCGCCGCAGGGAGCGGCCCGACCGGATTCGCGAGGCCCTGCGCATGGTCAACCTGGAACACCGGATCACCCAGCCGTCCAACCGGCTCTCGGGCGGCGAGCGGCAGCGGGTGTCCATTGCCCGGGCTCTGGTCAACGAACCGGAGTTTATTTTGGCGGATGAGCCGACCGGGCAGCTTGACCGGGAAAACAGCCTCCGTGTATTAGAGTACTTTACGAAGATTACGGAAGAAGCCAGGACGGCCATGGTCGTGGTCACCCACGATAACATGACCGCTGAACATTGTACGAGAAAATGCGTCCTGACGGACGGGTATTTAAACGGGTAA
- a CDS encoding ABC transporter permease, which produces MAIGKRKKITVAELDRIRRRGAGPLRYYDLVRVSVREVLRKRRRYIGVLASIALGMAGFIVIITMGNDLKKNFNNDLDLLGGATIINSMFEQAQLERQEWFRPRTLEAIGRIPGVTDTTKVALKAGAVTTWHDRLYGFNLVGCEANYWKVFSFNAAVGRLLDQRDVDEGARVCVVGADLARQIFGGEKEGLGQTLSIDDNLYSVVGILGGVRAGDRSQFVFLPITTARARVVGISQPYSAYIRCATWDDVAPVSAAIPGVVRANQTDRGLRVNVAWEPLKQVQRIFWWVELFIYSSIVATMILGGFGIWNIMMATVTSRTREIGLKKAMGALDSDILYQFLFEALCVTLSSSVFGVILGRIGIEYMSRMLGSSPPEGLFVICLLMGLGFAAVLGVGAGLYPSIRASRMQVVDAMRYE; this is translated from the coding sequence ATGGCCATAGGAAAACGGAAAAAAATCACTGTTGCCGAGCTCGACCGTATCCGCCGTCGCGGAGCTGGTCCGCTTCGGTACTATGATCTCGTGCGCGTCAGCGTGCGCGAGGTTTTGCGCAAGCGTCGCCGCTACATCGGCGTCCTTGCCTCCATTGCCCTGGGCATGGCGGGATTCATCGTCATCATCACCATGGGCAACGACCTGAAAAAGAACTTCAACAACGACCTTGACCTGCTCGGCGGCGCGACCATCATCAACTCCATGTTCGAGCAGGCCCAGCTCGAACGCCAGGAATGGTTCCGTCCGCGCACCCTGGAGGCCATCGGCCGTATTCCCGGGGTGACCGACACGACCAAGGTGGCGCTCAAGGCCGGGGCGGTGACCACCTGGCACGACCGGCTCTACGGGTTCAACCTCGTCGGCTGCGAGGCCAACTATTGGAAGGTCTTTTCGTTTAACGCCGCGGTCGGGCGTCTGCTGGACCAGCGGGACGTGGACGAAGGCGCCCGGGTGTGCGTGGTCGGCGCGGATCTGGCCCGTCAGATTTTCGGCGGAGAAAAGGAAGGTCTCGGCCAGACGCTGTCCATCGACGACAATCTCTACTCCGTGGTCGGCATCCTCGGCGGCGTGCGCGCCGGCGACCGCAGCCAGTTCGTCTTTTTGCCCATCACCACGGCCCGGGCCAGGGTGGTCGGCATCTCCCAGCCCTACAGCGCCTATATTCGCTGCGCCACCTGGGATGACGTGGCCCCGGTTTCGGCGGCCATCCCCGGCGTGGTCAGGGCCAACCAGACGGATCGGGGACTTCGGGTCAACGTGGCCTGGGAGCCGCTGAAGCAGGTGCAGCGGATTTTTTGGTGGGTGGAGCTTTTCATTTACAGCTCCATCGTCGCCACCATGATCCTCGGCGGCTTTGGCATCTGGAACATCATGATGGCCACCGTGACCAGCCGTACCCGGGAAATCGGGCTCAAAAAGGCCATGGGCGCGCTTGACTCCGACATCCTCTACCAGTTTCTTTTCGAGGCCCTGTGCGTGACCCTGTCCTCGTCGGTTTTCGGCGTCATCCTGGGGCGCATCGGCATCGAATACATGAGCCGGATGCTCGGCTCCAGTCCGCCCGAGGGCCTGTTCGTGATCTGTTTGCTCATGGGACTGGGCTTCGCCGCCGTCCTTGGCGTCGGGGCCGGCCTTTATCCCTCCATCCGGGCCAGCCGGATGCAGGTCGTGGATGCCATGCGCTATGAGTAA
- a CDS encoding aminotransferase class I/II-fold pyridoxal phosphate-dependent enzyme codes for MRLRQRCDQFNALHSQISAQGINPYFRPIAKSWGAEVEIAGQRLVMIGSNDYLGFSHDPRVMDASAKAVYQWGTGPGGSRFLSGNMVLHHLLEERLAAFVGKRNAVVHVTGFSTNLGVLGVLVMPSDTVLCDRENHASIFEGVKNTKARLATFAHNDAAHALARVEAIKANRPDNDLFLVTEGVFSMSGELAPLDAIAAVKDAHPDVIFYLDDAHGLGVFGRGGRGSADHFRITDKVDFIMGTFSKSMASIGGFIASDDEDMLRYLRYQSRTQIFSAALPAANTVAVLTCLDILEREPERVDRLHEVTGRMRQAYKSIGLRIGASSSPIIPIIIGSDEKAFQFSQALFEAGVFALPAVYPAVPRGQALIRTAYMSTHQDRQLDFVLDVLEKLAKQFRIRECDLDDEPTYAAGDEEGEAGAKAKMSYL; via the coding sequence ATGAGACTGCGCCAACGCTGCGATCAATTCAATGCCCTGCACTCCCAGATTTCGGCCCAGGGCATCAATCCCTATTTTCGCCCCATTGCCAAGTCCTGGGGCGCCGAGGTCGAGATTGCCGGCCAGCGCCTGGTCATGATCGGCTCCAACGACTATTTAGGCTTCAGCCATGATCCCAGGGTCATGGACGCCTCGGCCAAGGCCGTCTACCAATGGGGCACCGGTCCTGGCGGCTCCCGCTTTTTAAGCGGCAACATGGTGCTGCACCACCTGCTGGAAGAACGTCTGGCCGCCTTTGTGGGCAAGCGCAACGCCGTGGTCCATGTCACCGGTTTCAGCACCAACCTGGGCGTCCTGGGCGTGTTGGTCATGCCGAGCGACACCGTGCTGTGCGACCGGGAGAACCACGCCAGTATTTTCGAGGGCGTGAAAAACACCAAGGCCCGGCTGGCCACTTTCGCCCACAACGACGCCGCCCACGCTCTGGCGCGGGTGGAGGCCATCAAGGCGAACCGCCCGGACAACGACCTGTTCCTGGTCACCGAGGGCGTGTTCAGCATGTCCGGCGAGCTGGCCCCCCTGGATGCAATCGCCGCAGTCAAAGACGCCCATCCCGACGTGATCTTCTACCTCGACGACGCCCATGGCCTGGGCGTGTTCGGCCGGGGCGGACGCGGCAGCGCCGATCATTTCCGCATCACGGACAAGGTCGATTTCATCATGGGCACGTTTAGCAAGTCCATGGCCTCCATCGGCGGATTTATCGCTTCCGACGACGAGGACATGCTGCGCTATCTGCGCTACCAGTCGCGCACCCAGATTTTCTCTGCCGCCCTGCCGGCGGCCAACACCGTGGCCGTACTCACCTGCCTGGACATCCTTGAGCGCGAACCCGAGCGCGTGGACCGGCTCCACGAAGTCACCGGACGCATGCGCCAGGCCTACAAGTCTATCGGTCTGCGCATCGGGGCCTCGTCGTCGCCGATCATCCCCATCATCATCGGCTCCGATGAGAAGGCCTTCCAGTTCTCCCAGGCCCTGTTTGAAGCCGGGGTCTTTGCCTTGCCGGCCGTGTACCCGGCCGTGCCGCGCGGCCAGGCCCTGATCCGCACCGCCTATATGAGCACCCACCAGGACCGTCAGCTCGATTTCGTGCTTGACGTCCTGGAAAAGCTGGCCAAGCAATTCCGCATCCGGGAATGCGACCTCGACGACGAGCCGACCTATGCCGCAGGCGACGAGGAAGGCGAAGCCGGGGCCAAGGCCAAAATGTCTTACTTGTAA